From the genome of Arthrobacter alpinus, one region includes:
- a CDS encoding FliO/MopB family protein, with protein sequence MDTFLLVLRVGLALAVVMLLLWMAQKRFAKGNNGAAGVQLEVVSRRNVGQKASVVMVDADGQRFLLGVTEHNVNVLHSAPAPVPEPVFSHALNQAGTFDGLVAPSSDKRPRSDPNALSGSILSPKTWQQAWDAVRKGISP encoded by the coding sequence GTGGACACCTTCCTGCTTGTCCTGCGGGTGGGGCTTGCCCTGGCAGTGGTGATGCTGCTGTTGTGGATGGCCCAAAAACGGTTTGCCAAGGGAAATAACGGCGCCGCCGGTGTGCAGCTGGAGGTGGTCAGCCGGCGCAATGTGGGCCAAAAAGCCTCGGTGGTGATGGTTGACGCCGACGGCCAACGGTTCCTTCTCGGCGTGACCGAGCACAACGTCAACGTCCTGCACAGCGCTCCCGCGCCCGTTCCCGAACCGGTGTTTTCCCACGCACTCAACCAAGCAGGAACGTTCGACGGGCTGGTGGCGCCCAGCAGTGACAAGCGCCCCCGCTCAGACCCCAACGCTCTTTCCGGCTCAATCTTGTCCCCCAAAACCTGGCAGCAGGCATGGGATGCGGTGCGCAAGGGCATTAGTCCGTGA
- the fliP gene encoding flagellar type III secretion system pore protein FliP (The bacterial flagellar biogenesis protein FliP forms a type III secretion system (T3SS)-type pore required for flagellar assembly.), whose amino-acid sequence MLGLLLGALVAFQLLFTSSAQALTVMAPGDPVQPTPPTPPTDAGTGGINLSINGLNGEPSSAIVTLIAITLLSVAPALLLMMTSFTKIFVVLAMTRNALGLPSIPPNQVLAGLALFLSLFIMSPVLMEINNTAIQPYLNGSLDVSGAFNVAGGPLRHFMLPQTREEDIALMTRSAGRENPESPDAVPMLTLIPAFMISELRSAFIIGFVIFVPFLIIDIVVASALMSMGMMMLPPVMISLPFKILLFVLVDGWGLIITALVQSYGGVT is encoded by the coding sequence ATGCTCGGGCTGCTGCTGGGTGCCTTGGTGGCGTTCCAACTGCTCTTTACCTCATCAGCGCAGGCACTCACGGTGATGGCACCGGGGGACCCTGTGCAGCCGACACCGCCGACACCGCCCACCGATGCCGGTACCGGCGGAATAAACCTTTCCATCAACGGGCTCAACGGCGAACCCAGCTCGGCAATCGTGACGCTGATCGCCATCACCTTGTTGTCGGTGGCGCCGGCCCTGCTGTTGATGATGACCTCTTTCACCAAGATCTTCGTGGTCCTGGCGATGACACGGAACGCTTTGGGCCTTCCCTCGATCCCGCCCAACCAGGTTTTGGCCGGGCTGGCGCTCTTCTTGTCCTTGTTCATCATGTCTCCGGTGCTGATGGAGATCAACAACACCGCCATCCAGCCCTATCTCAACGGCAGCCTGGACGTCAGCGGCGCCTTCAACGTGGCCGGCGGTCCGCTGCGCCACTTCATGCTGCCCCAGACCCGCGAAGAAGACATTGCGCTGATGACCCGGTCGGCAGGTCGGGAGAACCCGGAAAGCCCTGACGCAGTACCCATGCTGACACTAATTCCGGCGTTTATGATCTCCGAACTGCGCAGTGCCTTCATCATCGGTTTCGTCATTTTTGTTCCCTTCCTGATCATCGACATCGTTGTGGCCTCCGCCCTGATGTCCATGGGCATGATGATGCTCCCGCCGGTGATGATCTCCTTGCCGTTCAAGATCTTGTTGTTTGTCCTGGTTGACGGCTGGGGCTTGATCATCACAGCCCTAGTACAAAGTTATGGCGGTGTCACGTGA
- the fliQ gene encoding flagellar biosynthesis protein FliQ: MNTSEVLNIAVQALWVAAKLCAPILLTALVIGFAISLLQSITQVQEATLSFVPKAVGVALALLISGHWMITEIVTFTHDLFDKIPILLRG; this comes from the coding sequence GTGAATACCTCAGAGGTCTTGAACATCGCCGTCCAGGCCCTGTGGGTCGCGGCGAAACTCTGTGCCCCCATCTTGTTGACGGCCCTGGTGATTGGCTTTGCCATCTCCTTGCTGCAATCCATCACCCAGGTTCAGGAAGCAACACTGTCCTTTGTTCCCAAGGCGGTTGGCGTTGCGCTGGCACTGCTGATTTCAGGGCATTGGATGATCACCGAGATCGTCACGTTCACTCATGACCTCTTCGATAAGATCCCCATCCTTCTGAGGGGTTGA
- a CDS encoding flagellar biosynthetic protein FliR, giving the protein MNIPIELGWLEATMLAAVRMTAFIVIAPPFSYNAIPLRIKGMLALGLALAMSARLPATGAVSETGTFLVALILEMVTGAALGFLVYLVFAAVQTAGAMIDTFGGFAMAQAFDPQSMVNGAQFTKLFQMTALALLFASDGYQLIIGGLVRSFDAIPVGAGFDLAHPAQVIATATTGMFLAAVQIAGPLLVVLFLADAGLGLLTRVAPALNAFAMGFPLKIMLTLALGGMLVLGLGHVVPGMVDTVLNYLAKAGARG; this is encoded by the coding sequence GTGAACATTCCCATCGAGCTGGGATGGTTGGAGGCAACCATGCTGGCCGCAGTGCGGATGACGGCGTTCATCGTCATTGCGCCACCGTTTTCCTACAACGCCATCCCGTTGCGAATCAAGGGCATGCTGGCGTTGGGCCTGGCCCTGGCCATGTCGGCTCGCCTGCCAGCCACGGGGGCTGTGAGCGAGACCGGCACCTTCCTTGTGGCCCTGATATTGGAAATGGTCACCGGTGCAGCGCTGGGCTTTTTGGTCTACCTGGTCTTCGCGGCGGTCCAGACAGCGGGCGCCATGATCGACACTTTTGGCGGCTTTGCCATGGCGCAGGCCTTCGACCCACAATCCATGGTCAACGGCGCCCAATTCACCAAACTCTTCCAGATGACTGCGCTGGCGCTGTTGTTCGCCTCGGACGGCTACCAGCTGATCATTGGCGGACTGGTCCGCTCCTTTGACGCCATCCCCGTAGGTGCCGGGTTTGACCTGGCACATCCGGCCCAAGTCATCGCCACGGCCACTACGGGGATGTTCCTGGCTGCGGTGCAAATCGCCGGGCCGCTGCTGGTGGTGTTGTTTCTGGCCGACGCCGGACTGGGCCTGCTGACGAGGGTGGCTCCGGCGCTCAACGCCTTCGCCATGGGCTTTCCCTTAAAGATCATGCTCACACTTGCCCTGGGGGGCATGCTCGTACTGGGTCTTGGCCATGTGGTTCCTGGCATGGTTGACACGGTCCTGAACTATTTGGCGAAGGCAGGCGCACGTGGCTGA
- a CDS encoding EscU/YscU/HrcU family type III secretion system export apparatus switch protein produces MADPTGERTEKATDKRMKEVREKGQLTRSQDLTAWVGVGAAVVMFPGVIARTVDALADQMFTAVAITAHPDPKLALQALEAGLGALAGILGPMLLIVAAAVIAAAAIQGGIRFKKFAPKFEQFDLLKGLKNVVGTQALWNGVKALLKTAVVGLVLYAVIQGMVPVLLQAGGLQISDLLAAAGRGVISLVQFAVAAGMLLAVADVFVIARRNRKKTRMTKKEVTDEHKSSDGDPMIKSARRQRQLAMARNRMMSAVGTADVVLINPTHVAVALRYEPGKSAPRVVAKGADRVATRIRAEAEAKKVPLVKDIPLARALHGSCELGAEIPVELYNQVAAVLAFVMALKKRGATAGTHQILPAGSSVPASLIPKPLIATTEGIPA; encoded by the coding sequence GTGGCTGATCCAACAGGGGAGAGAACCGAAAAGGCCACCGACAAGCGGATGAAGGAGGTCCGGGAAAAGGGTCAACTGACCCGATCCCAGGACTTGACGGCCTGGGTGGGCGTGGGCGCGGCAGTGGTGATGTTCCCGGGGGTAATTGCACGTACCGTCGACGCGTTGGCCGACCAGATGTTCACGGCAGTGGCCATAACAGCGCACCCGGACCCCAAGCTCGCCCTCCAAGCCCTGGAAGCGGGGTTGGGCGCGCTGGCAGGCATCCTAGGCCCCATGCTCTTGATCGTGGCGGCGGCCGTGATCGCCGCGGCGGCCATCCAGGGCGGCATCCGGTTTAAGAAGTTCGCCCCCAAATTTGAGCAGTTCGATCTGTTAAAAGGGCTCAAGAACGTGGTGGGCACCCAGGCACTGTGGAACGGGGTGAAGGCCCTGCTGAAAACCGCAGTGGTGGGCTTGGTCCTCTACGCTGTCATCCAGGGCATGGTCCCGGTCCTGCTCCAGGCTGGGGGCCTGCAAATATCGGATCTGTTGGCGGCTGCAGGGCGCGGCGTCATTTCTCTGGTCCAGTTTGCCGTGGCCGCCGGCATGCTGCTGGCCGTGGCGGACGTGTTTGTCATCGCCCGGCGCAACCGCAAGAAAACCCGCATGACCAAAAAAGAGGTCACCGATGAACACAAGTCAAGTGACGGCGATCCCATGATCAAGTCAGCCCGGCGGCAACGCCAGCTCGCCATGGCCCGCAACCGCATGATGAGCGCGGTGGGGACGGCCGACGTCGTCCTCATCAACCCCACGCATGTGGCGGTGGCGCTGCGGTACGAGCCGGGGAAGTCGGCGCCCCGTGTGGTGGCCAAGGGTGCGGACAGGGTGGCCACCCGTATCCGGGCCGAGGCCGAGGCCAAGAAGGTGCCCCTGGTCAAGGACATCCCACTGGCTAGGGCGCTCCACGGCTCCTGCGAGCTGGGCGCCGAAATCCCCGTGGAGCTGTACAACCAGGTGGCGGCGGTGCTTGCGTTCGTGATGGCCCTGAAGAAACGCGGGGCCACGGCGGGCACCCACCAGATCCTGCCCGCCGGTTCTTCCGTCCCTGCCTCCTTGATCCCCAAGCCCTTGATCGCCACGACCGAAGGAATACCCGCGTGA
- a CDS encoding flagellar biosynthesis protein FlhA: MGVVGIVLLLVVPIPAMLLDILIIINIVFALLVLMNSMFVKKPLDFSVFPSLLLVATLFRLGLNVASTRLVLGHAHAGQVIQAFGEVTVGGNLIIGGVIFLILVVIQFVVVTKGAERVAEVGARFTLDAMPGKQMAIDADLNAGLITDVEAKERRVEVSAEADFYGAMDGASKFVKGDAIVGIIIIIINLVGGIGIGMLQRGMDFADAVNTYSLLSVGDGLVSQIPALLMAVATGMIVTRANASSDMGTTAAQQLTQSRPAMMVAGTAAIIMAVIPGMPAFFFLAVGALLLFLGQRVKAAQTAAAKAATLEAISAAPQTETTDDIMAAMRVQPLEIQLSTDLVDLVSGSADDLLARIRALRHKVAMEMGVVVPPVRTRDHVELPEATYVIRIAGVEAGRGNAPAGRVLALGDQLAGLPGTPTVEPVFGLAGKWIPAEMRHSAEMSGATVIDRVSVVITHLSAIVTANAARLLSREDVRVLTEGVKEVSPSIVEELIPGILSLGEVQRVLQGLLGEQVPINDLPRIYESLSLQAKKSTDPEGLIEAARSALGPVIADKYIEGGSLAVLMIDPGLEQSLLEGLRPSELGSQIVLDPSRLEAFLTSVTETNSLAEQAGRNAVLVCAPALRPAIWRLVSGRIKGLPVVSYTEATAGNPTIDTVGVVRVVQSISA, encoded by the coding sequence ATGGGGGTGGTGGGAATTGTGCTGCTCCTGGTGGTCCCCATTCCGGCCATGCTGCTGGACATCCTGATTATCATCAACATCGTCTTCGCCCTGCTGGTGTTGATGAACAGCATGTTCGTGAAGAAGCCGCTGGACTTCTCGGTGTTTCCGTCCTTGCTGCTCGTGGCCACGTTGTTCCGGCTTGGCCTGAACGTTGCCTCCACCCGCCTGGTGCTGGGGCACGCCCATGCCGGTCAGGTGATTCAGGCGTTTGGTGAGGTGACGGTTGGCGGGAACCTGATCATTGGCGGGGTGATCTTTTTGATCCTGGTTGTCATCCAGTTTGTGGTGGTGACCAAGGGTGCCGAACGTGTGGCCGAGGTGGGTGCCCGTTTCACGCTTGACGCCATGCCAGGCAAGCAGATGGCCATTGACGCAGACTTGAACGCCGGGTTGATCACCGATGTCGAGGCCAAGGAACGGCGCGTGGAGGTCTCGGCGGAAGCCGATTTCTACGGTGCCATGGACGGCGCCTCCAAGTTCGTCAAGGGTGACGCCATTGTGGGGATCATCATTATCATCATCAACCTGGTGGGTGGTATCGGGATCGGGATGCTCCAACGTGGCATGGACTTTGCCGACGCCGTGAACACCTACTCCCTGCTGTCGGTTGGTGACGGCTTGGTGTCCCAGATCCCGGCCCTGTTGATGGCCGTGGCCACCGGCATGATCGTCACCCGCGCCAACGCCTCCTCCGACATGGGCACGACGGCGGCGCAGCAGCTGACGCAGTCACGCCCGGCCATGATGGTGGCCGGGACCGCAGCCATCATCATGGCGGTCATCCCCGGCATGCCGGCATTCTTCTTCCTGGCCGTGGGAGCCTTGCTGCTGTTCCTGGGGCAAAGGGTGAAAGCGGCGCAGACAGCGGCAGCCAAGGCCGCAACCCTTGAGGCGATCTCGGCCGCGCCGCAGACTGAAACCACCGACGACATCATGGCGGCGATGCGGGTGCAGCCACTGGAAATCCAGCTTTCCACCGACCTGGTGGACCTGGTATCCGGTTCTGCCGACGATCTACTGGCACGCATCAGGGCCTTGCGGCACAAGGTGGCCATGGAAATGGGTGTGGTGGTGCCCCCGGTTCGCACCCGCGACCACGTTGAACTGCCGGAGGCCACGTATGTGATCAGGATTGCCGGCGTGGAGGCAGGACGCGGCAACGCCCCGGCCGGAAGGGTCCTGGCGCTCGGTGACCAGCTTGCCGGGCTTCCTGGCACCCCCACAGTGGAACCGGTGTTTGGGCTGGCCGGAAAGTGGATCCCGGCGGAGATGCGGCACAGTGCCGAAATGTCCGGTGCCACAGTGATCGACAGGGTCTCCGTGGTCATCACACACCTCTCAGCGATTGTCACGGCAAACGCCGCACGCCTGCTCAGCCGTGAAGACGTGCGGGTCTTGACCGAGGGGGTCAAGGAAGTATCGCCGTCGATCGTTGAGGAATTGATCCCCGGGATACTCTCCCTCGGCGAGGTGCAGCGCGTGTTGCAGGGACTGCTGGGTGAGCAGGTGCCCATCAACGACCTTCCCCGCATTTACGAGTCCCTGTCGCTGCAGGCGAAAAAGAGCACCGACCCCGAGGGCCTGATCGAGGCTGCCCGCTCGGCCCTGGGGCCTGTTATCGCCGACAAATATATTGAAGGCGGCTCGCTGGCTGTGCTGATGATTGACCCCGGCCTGGAACAATCCTTGCTGGAAGGCCTGCGCCCCTCGGAGCTGGGCTCGCAGATAGTGCTTGACCCGTCCCGGCTCGAGGCGTTCCTGACCTCCGTGACCGAAACCAACTCTCTCGCCGAACAAGCCGGCCGCAATGCCGTCCTGGTGTGCGCCCCGGCGCTTCGGCCGGCCATTTGGCGGCTCGTGTCCGGGCGTATAAAGGGGCTTCCGGTGGTGTCCTACACAGAGGCGACAGCAGGAAACCCCACCATAGACACGGTGGGGGTGGTGCGCGTTGTCCAGTCAATTTCAGCTTAG
- the csrA gene encoding carbon storage regulator CsrA has product MLVLTRKIGEKIVIGNNITITILDGGRGDGVRIGIDAPRDVSIHRSEVVEAVSTSNLEAVQAADATDQGDATPEQLIIAALGLGPS; this is encoded by the coding sequence ATGCTGGTATTGACACGCAAGATTGGCGAGAAGATCGTCATAGGCAACAACATCACCATCACCATTCTTGACGGCGGGCGCGGTGACGGTGTCCGCATCGGCATCGACGCGCCCCGGGATGTGAGCATCCATCGCAGCGAAGTGGTGGAAGCCGTCTCAACGAGCAACTTGGAAGCCGTCCAGGCGGCGGATGCGACGGATCAAGGTGACGCCACGCCCGAACAGCTCATCATTGCGGCGCTGGGATTGGGGCCCAGCTAA
- a CDS encoding stealth family protein — protein MPSLHSPAATRLLERGDVVVHKARLALVNETLTHQQAMVADLLAVRVALDTYAIPYLLVRGNDERPVLAIDHAYRHALKNALVRAFATEPFYARSIDMKKKPTVLVADGELAAAKKTRILRLFRPRLEPGGGLYYGGATGVQLELWTFKNGQISLPVENSLTRRSIASAEARRGTVELHGLTWPTIEDMFAEHAFDIHFPVDIVFSWVDGSSPEYQRARREQEVGAVLGEGDRHESRFRQIDELKYALRSIYMFAPWIRQIFIATDSPAPQWLADHPRVRLVRSTEHFTDPSVLPTHNSMSVESQLHHIPGLAEHYLYSNDDMFFGRPLAPAMFFSPGGITRFMLSPNRIGLGEGSAERSGFENSARVNRRLLWDNFGRFTTRHLEHSAAPFRKSVMRELEATFPAEFAATAASRFRAATNISVTNSLYHYYALFTGRAVMHANGKGVYVDTTTEKGLASLERILLKRNADFLCLNDGSSPEVGPEERLARVTDFLQKYFPLKAPWEK, from the coding sequence TTGCCCTCTCTTCACTCGCCCGCGGCGACCCGACTTCTGGAACGGGGCGACGTCGTCGTCCACAAGGCGCGGCTGGCGCTTGTCAATGAAACGCTGACCCACCAGCAAGCCATGGTGGCGGACCTGCTCGCTGTCCGTGTCGCCCTGGACACGTACGCCATCCCGTATTTGCTGGTGCGCGGCAATGACGAACGCCCCGTGCTGGCCATTGACCACGCCTACAGGCATGCCCTGAAGAATGCGCTGGTCCGCGCCTTTGCTACCGAACCGTTTTATGCCCGCAGCATTGACATGAAGAAGAAGCCGACGGTGCTGGTGGCCGACGGCGAGCTGGCCGCCGCCAAGAAGACCCGCATCCTGCGACTTTTCAGGCCCCGCCTGGAACCGGGGGGCGGGCTCTACTATGGCGGCGCAACAGGGGTTCAGCTTGAGTTATGGACGTTCAAGAACGGCCAGATCTCGCTCCCGGTTGAAAACTCCCTCACCCGGCGCAGCATCGCATCCGCCGAGGCACGGCGCGGAACGGTGGAACTACACGGACTGACGTGGCCCACCATCGAGGACATGTTTGCTGAGCACGCCTTTGACATCCACTTCCCGGTGGATATTGTGTTCAGCTGGGTGGATGGCAGCTCCCCGGAATACCAGCGCGCCCGCCGGGAGCAGGAGGTCGGCGCCGTCCTGGGTGAGGGCGACCGCCACGAGTCGCGGTTCAGACAAATTGATGAGCTGAAATATGCCCTTCGCTCTATATATATGTTCGCTCCCTGGATTCGCCAGATCTTCATCGCCACGGACTCCCCCGCACCGCAATGGCTGGCAGACCACCCCCGCGTCCGTCTGGTCCGCAGCACCGAGCACTTCACCGATCCATCGGTCCTGCCGACACACAATTCCATGTCGGTGGAATCCCAACTGCACCACATCCCCGGCCTGGCAGAACACTATCTATATTCCAATGACGACATGTTCTTCGGCAGGCCGCTCGCACCGGCCATGTTTTTCTCTCCCGGCGGCATCACCCGGTTCATGCTCTCGCCCAACCGGATCGGTCTGGGCGAGGGCTCGGCGGAAAGGAGCGGTTTTGAGAATTCGGCGCGGGTGAACAGGCGTCTGCTCTGGGACAATTTTGGCCGCTTCACAACGCGCCATTTGGAGCACTCCGCAGCACCTTTCCGCAAATCGGTCATGAGAGAACTGGAGGCCACCTTCCCGGCGGAGTTTGCCGCCACGGCAGCCAGCCGGTTCCGCGCGGCAACAAACATTTCCGTGACAAATTCGCTCTACCATTACTACGCTTTATTCACTGGCCGGGCCGTCATGCACGCGAACGGCAAAGGCGTTTACGTCGACACGACCACTGAGAAAGGGCTGGCGTCACTGGAACGGATCCTGCTCAAGCGCAATGCCGACTTCCTGTGCCTCAATGACGGCAGTTCCCCGGAAGTAGGCCCTGAGGAACGTCTGGCCCGCGTCACAGACTTTTTGCAAAAGTACTTCCCGCTCAAGGCTCCCTGGGAAAAATAG
- a CDS encoding FAD-binding oxidoreductase translates to MSGSVFEPGEPGFAELATPWNVAVRTSPAAVVAVSTAQDVAEAVLFAAANGLLVAVQATGHGIASDHDGALLIHTRALEECTINPEGWARTGAGVTWKTVLAATAAHGLAGLCGLAPNVSVAGYTSGGGIGPMVRTFGAASDRVRAFDAVTGDGRLRRVTAESEPELFWGLRGGKSSLGIITATEFDLLQLPYIYAGALFFDTGHVDAVTRAWAQWCPTLPAEATTSLALMQLPPMPGVPEPLAGKFTVALRFVFTGSEDDGARWLAPMRSAGVPLIDAVAMMPSSMIGMVHSDPEDPLPATERSALLTDFSTDTVEALLQAAGPGTGSPQLAVEIRQLGGALSQEPDVASALCHRDAAFGMHTVGVAAPPELPAVAEHATGLHTAMNAWQFGGTLPNFSAAQGPEGFTSSYTPQVLDRLTELAGKYDPNALFRLGQVPAR, encoded by the coding sequence GTGAGCGGCAGCGTTTTCGAGCCGGGCGAACCCGGCTTTGCTGAGCTGGCCACACCGTGGAACGTTGCCGTCCGCACCAGCCCGGCAGCCGTCGTCGCGGTTTCAACGGCCCAGGACGTTGCGGAAGCTGTGCTTTTCGCGGCCGCGAACGGGCTCCTCGTTGCCGTCCAAGCCACCGGTCATGGCATAGCCAGCGACCACGACGGCGCGCTGCTGATCCATACCCGGGCACTTGAAGAATGCACCATCAACCCGGAAGGCTGGGCCCGCACCGGCGCGGGCGTCACCTGGAAAACCGTGCTGGCCGCCACCGCAGCCCACGGATTGGCAGGACTGTGTGGTTTAGCGCCCAATGTCAGCGTGGCAGGCTACACCAGCGGCGGTGGGATAGGGCCGATGGTGCGGACCTTTGGTGCGGCGTCGGATAGGGTGCGTGCCTTTGACGCGGTCACCGGCGACGGCCGCCTCCGACGCGTCACGGCGGAGAGCGAACCAGAGCTCTTTTGGGGTCTGCGCGGCGGAAAGTCATCGCTGGGCATTATCACCGCCACCGAGTTCGATCTTCTCCAGCTGCCGTACATTTATGCTGGTGCGCTCTTCTTTGACACGGGCCACGTCGACGCCGTGACGAGGGCCTGGGCCCAGTGGTGTCCCACGCTGCCGGCGGAAGCCACCACGTCGCTGGCGCTCATGCAGCTTCCTCCCATGCCCGGTGTTCCCGAGCCGCTGGCCGGAAAGTTCACCGTAGCGCTCCGATTTGTGTTTACCGGCAGCGAGGACGACGGCGCCCGTTGGCTGGCGCCGATGCGCTCGGCCGGGGTGCCACTGATCGACGCCGTTGCGATGATGCCCTCGTCCATGATCGGCATGGTGCATTCGGACCCGGAGGATCCGCTCCCCGCCACGGAGAGGTCTGCCTTGTTGACGGACTTTTCCACCGACACCGTCGAGGCACTCCTGCAGGCGGCAGGGCCCGGAACCGGTTCGCCACAACTGGCTGTGGAAATCAGGCAGCTTGGCGGTGCCCTGTCCCAGGAGCCGGACGTGGCCAGCGCCCTGTGCCACCGCGACGCCGCGTTTGGTATGCACACGGTGGGCGTGGCCGCGCCGCCGGAGTTGCCCGCCGTCGCCGAGCACGCCACGGGGCTGCACACGGCCATGAACGCGTGGCAATTCGGCGGAACCTTACCGAATTTCTCCGCGGCTCAGGGGCCGGAAGGATTCACCTCCAGCTATACGCCACAGGTGCTGGACAGGTTGACCGAGCTGGCAGGCAAGTACGACCCCAACGCACTGTTCCGGCTTGGCCAGGTCCCTGCGCGGTAA
- a CDS encoding M20/M25/M40 family metallo-hydrolase: protein MQARALLVTGVVVAAMLVPVTAASAVDDVNTNKLRKSVTVSGILAHERVLQRIANNNGGTRASGTPGYAASADYVKKQLKVAGYKVTEQTFEFPFYQEVTPATLSQLSPTPTPYESASLQYSGSGSVTGTVVPTTNVVIPATQTPSSASGCAVADFVPASATAPQVALIQRGTCNFADKVANAIAAGYDAAVIFNEGNPGRTELLSGVTLGGPVSIPVVGVSYADGEALYAATLLGPVSVAVGTDIINETRTTTNIIADSPKGNPEKAMVVGAHLDSVLEGPGINDNGSGTSVILETAIQMQNLKIKPRQQVRFAFWGAEETGLLGSTHYVNSLSDGQLSTIYANLNFDMLGSPNYVRFVYDGDGSADPNGLAGPPGSAQIESVFNDYFAAQGLASAPTAFDGRSDYGPFIAAGIPAGGLFSGAEGLKTAEEALNHGGTAGAPYDACYHQECDNASNLSTAALNELGDAAAHAVMTLATSKSGFFEDGSRRASRPEISVDDFVYWGSGLIR, encoded by the coding sequence ATGCAAGCAAGAGCATTGCTGGTAACCGGGGTGGTCGTAGCGGCCATGTTGGTTCCAGTAACGGCGGCGTCGGCCGTCGATGACGTCAACACCAACAAATTGCGCAAGTCGGTAACCGTGAGCGGAATCCTTGCGCACGAACGCGTACTTCAGCGCATTGCCAACAACAATGGCGGAACACGAGCCTCGGGGACTCCCGGCTATGCGGCGTCCGCCGACTACGTCAAGAAGCAGCTAAAAGTGGCCGGCTACAAGGTCACCGAGCAGACGTTCGAGTTCCCGTTCTACCAAGAAGTCACCCCGGCGACGCTAAGTCAGCTCTCGCCGACGCCAACTCCCTACGAGAGTGCATCCTTGCAGTACTCAGGCAGTGGATCCGTGACTGGCACAGTGGTTCCCACCACCAACGTCGTGATTCCCGCAACCCAGACACCCAGTTCGGCGTCCGGGTGCGCAGTGGCGGACTTTGTCCCCGCTTCCGCCACTGCCCCACAGGTGGCACTCATTCAGCGCGGCACCTGCAACTTTGCCGACAAGGTCGCCAACGCCATCGCGGCCGGGTATGACGCGGCAGTGATCTTCAACGAGGGCAACCCGGGGCGGACGGAGCTTCTTAGCGGTGTCACGCTCGGCGGCCCGGTGTCCATACCCGTGGTGGGCGTCAGCTACGCGGACGGAGAGGCGTTGTACGCCGCAACACTTCTCGGCCCGGTGAGCGTTGCCGTCGGCACCGACATCATCAATGAAACGCGCACCACCACAAACATCATCGCAGATTCGCCGAAAGGTAACCCCGAGAAGGCAATGGTGGTCGGTGCTCACTTGGATTCCGTGCTCGAAGGGCCAGGGATCAACGACAACGGCAGCGGCACGAGCGTGATTCTCGAGACCGCCATCCAGATGCAGAACCTGAAAATCAAGCCGCGCCAGCAAGTGCGTTTCGCCTTCTGGGGCGCCGAAGAGACTGGTTTGCTGGGCTCCACTCACTATGTGAACAGCCTCAGTGACGGGCAGCTCTCCACTATCTATGCCAACCTGAATTTCGACATGCTCGGATCGCCCAACTACGTGCGATTCGTCTATGACGGTGATGGCTCCGCCGATCCCAACGGTCTGGCAGGCCCTCCAGGATCAGCCCAGATTGAATCGGTCTTCAATGACTACTTCGCAGCGCAGGGACTGGCGAGTGCTCCGACGGCGTTCGACGGACGCTCGGACTACGGGCCCTTTATCGCCGCGGGCATCCCGGCTGGTGGGCTTTTCAGTGGAGCCGAAGGTCTCAAAACCGCCGAGGAGGCACTCAACCATGGGGGAACTGCTGGTGCTCCCTACGATGCGTGCTATCACCAGGAGTGCGACAACGCAAGCAATCTGAGCACGGCAGCGTTGAACGAGCTCGGTGACGCTGCGGCACACGCCGTGATGACCCTGGCCACCAGTAAGTCCGGGTTCTTCGAGGACGGCAGCAGGAGGGCTTCGCGCCCCGAAATCTCCGTGGACGACTTCGTTTACTGGGGTAGCGGACTCATCCGCTGA